Proteins encoded in a region of the Flammeovirga yaeyamensis genome:
- a CDS encoding sialate O-acetylesterase: protein MKNYILLLLSFFCFQGVYALELPSFFSDGMLLQQSDSVSIFGWEKAKTSVRISSSWGEEVECRSNKSGFWSVKLKTPKGSFDTHQLSIKGKESITIKDILIGEVWLASGQSNMEWSASAGLMNDSTEIKNAHQPMVRIFKAERNKDGKEGAKVEGEWLIMTPKTMPYVSVVSYFFATKLKNQLMVPVGVITTSWGGTPIETWIPKKALQNDKDLWASSQKLKPNPWGPVEQGLLYNGMVAPFKDYTISGLLWYQGEANVEFPELYAEKLKLLGEIWRQQFKKNLPLYYVQIAPYHYGDNINAAKLRDQQRRTMNILSNSKMLVISDVADLNDIHPINKKPVGHRLANIALKDHYGILTKEVYSPVIERIFTDYYGRLHLAFKNAKGLHFASSDINYFEVGNEQSTAKATDISIENDQIILKSPIENPEWVRFAFTNSATPGIVNEGGIPVSCFDKIVFIKEKKVQ from the coding sequence ATGAAAAATTATATACTATTACTACTATCCTTTTTCTGTTTTCAAGGAGTTTATGCCTTAGAACTTCCATCCTTTTTCTCTGATGGCATGCTCTTACAGCAATCCGATTCTGTCAGCATCTTTGGATGGGAAAAAGCGAAAACTTCGGTTCGGATATCAAGTAGTTGGGGAGAAGAAGTGGAATGTAGATCGAATAAATCTGGGTTTTGGTCAGTGAAATTAAAGACGCCTAAAGGTAGTTTTGATACCCATCAATTATCCATCAAAGGAAAAGAAAGTATTACGATTAAAGACATTTTGATTGGTGAAGTCTGGTTAGCATCAGGTCAGTCGAATATGGAATGGTCAGCTTCTGCTGGGTTAATGAATGATAGTACAGAGATAAAAAATGCACATCAACCGATGGTGCGTATTTTTAAAGCTGAAAGAAACAAAGATGGAAAAGAAGGGGCCAAAGTAGAAGGAGAATGGTTGATAATGACCCCGAAGACCATGCCTTACGTGAGTGTAGTGTCTTATTTCTTTGCGACCAAACTTAAAAATCAATTAATGGTTCCTGTAGGAGTTATCACTACCTCTTGGGGTGGTACGCCTATAGAAACATGGATTCCTAAAAAAGCTTTACAGAATGATAAGGATCTTTGGGCTTCCTCTCAAAAACTAAAACCTAATCCTTGGGGGCCTGTTGAACAAGGTTTACTTTACAATGGTATGGTGGCTCCATTTAAAGATTACACCATCAGTGGACTGCTATGGTATCAAGGAGAAGCTAATGTGGAGTTTCCAGAATTATATGCGGAAAAACTAAAGCTATTGGGTGAAATTTGGAGACAACAATTCAAAAAAAATCTGCCTTTGTATTATGTGCAGATTGCTCCATATCATTATGGTGATAATATTAATGCAGCAAAACTTAGAGATCAGCAAAGACGAACTATGAACATTTTGTCCAACTCTAAAATGTTGGTTATTTCTGATGTAGCCGACTTAAATGATATTCACCCCATCAATAAAAAACCTGTTGGACACCGTTTGGCAAATATTGCTTTAAAAGATCATTATGGTATCCTCACAAAAGAAGTTTATTCCCCAGTAATCGAACGTATTTTCACGGATTATTACGGTCGTTTACACCTTGCTTTTAAAAATGCTAAGGGCTTACATTTCGCCTCCTCGGACATCAATTATTTTGAGGTGGGTAATGAGCAATCCACTGCAAAAGCTACAGATATCAGTATTGAAAATGATCAGATTATTCTTAAATCACCTATCGAAAATCCTGAGTGGGTAAGATTCGCTTTTACGAATTCGGCAACACCGGGGATTGTAAATGAAGGAGGGATTCCTGTAAGTTGTTTTGATAAAATAGTTTTTATTAAAGAGAAGAAAGTACAGTAA
- a CDS encoding ChaN family lipoprotein has product MKQLLLSVILIISSFTVNAQLKAYQIFDKEGKEVTFEEMSAQLESYNVVFFGELHNNPIAHWLQFELSKSLAKAKDNQVIFGAEMFEKDNQLVLDEYLKGLVKEAVLIKDGKAWDNYKTDYAPLVDYAKEINAPFFATNVPRRYASLVAKQGLDTLKTLDKKAQKLMAPLPIEVPFDLPSYKEMEQMMAGHGMKGKAKNFVCAQAIKDATMGYSIAKAVKKNKNKMMIHFNGNFHSKDHEGTVWYVNQYYKKANCAVISFVQQADLSKLDDANKGKNEFTIVCNENMTKTF; this is encoded by the coding sequence ATGAAACAACTTCTTTTATCAGTAATTCTCATCATAAGTTCTTTTACGGTGAATGCACAATTAAAAGCCTATCAAATTTTTGATAAAGAGGGAAAAGAGGTAACATTCGAAGAGATGTCGGCTCAATTGGAAAGTTATAACGTGGTTTTCTTCGGAGAATTACACAATAACCCGATTGCTCATTGGTTACAATTCGAGTTATCTAAGTCTCTAGCCAAAGCAAAAGACAACCAAGTAATTTTTGGGGCAGAGATGTTCGAAAAAGACAATCAGTTGGTATTGGATGAGTATTTAAAAGGGTTAGTAAAGGAAGCCGTTTTAATTAAAGACGGGAAAGCATGGGACAACTATAAAACAGATTATGCTCCTTTAGTAGATTATGCCAAAGAAATTAACGCTCCATTTTTTGCGACCAATGTACCAAGAAGATATGCGAGTTTAGTAGCAAAACAAGGCTTGGATACCTTAAAGACATTGGATAAGAAAGCACAAAAATTAATGGCTCCACTACCTATCGAAGTGCCGTTCGATCTACCTTCTTACAAAGAGATGGAACAAATGATGGCCGGTCATGGAATGAAGGGCAAAGCCAAAAACTTTGTTTGTGCACAAGCCATCAAGGATGCAACAATGGGATATAGTATTGCTAAAGCAGTAAAGAAAAATAAGAATAAAATGATGATTCATTTCAACGGTAACTTCCACTCCAAAGATCACGAAGGGACAGTTTGGTATGTGAATCAATACTATAAAAAAGCCAATTGTGCAGTCATTTCTTTTGTTCAGCAAGCGGATCTATCGAAGTTGGATGACGCAAACAAAGGAAAGAATGAGTTTACGATTGTCTGTAACGAGAACATGACAAAAACATTCTAA
- a CDS encoding T9SS type A sorting domain-containing protein has protein sequence MKFTKLFTLLFFVIHFTLTASTIQPEIIEITNNTTSLSTFEKFESIIKVKAEYTNPYDPQDIDVSANIKLPDGTTVDYPLFYKGVEGGVSEWGLRIAPKSEGSYSFTIKVITGDQNTTSEEQTFSASDSEGLGFLHTVNNNFNNLVFDNGSGFRGFGLNMAWEARNNENPKYTYEFWFDLFADHDINFVRTWVNAPWNLPIEWSNPTSDRYGDYDGIGYHPEGLERIEYMINEAEKNEMYLMLAMDFHGALWVNNNDGWGNNFWNVHPYKELAGCVNPNDFFTFEEARRLYKNRLRYFVARWGYSTSVAAIEFFNEVDNTIIYSGQNVNPADVVEWHGIMGDYLKSIDYHNHILTTSISHNQINGLFDVDELDMIQSHLYDYVDNMAQVITDMTNTHKKPYVVGEMGLDFMPPNNNDEAKWIKDLQKTMWLGMFEKTSIIPMTWWWENYEVWNAYNKFEFLSEYTEKMTTNSDSERTDLSFINSEDLNAKGILIRNRHGYVFVEGNGTNLRNITLQIDGLPENDYTFYVYNAYTYELKDEIDVSASASGKFYIELKDISANEDIFIYLENKRGDITGVEDDLKKVGWNLYPNPVKSTLNYKIDDVFNPINAQFFIYDLNGKVMAQAGLEQNSNINLDAFPSGMYIFKIVSDSFEDQKLFIKQ, from the coding sequence ATGAAGTTTACTAAACTATTTACTTTATTATTTTTTGTAATTCATTTTACACTAACAGCGTCCACTATTCAGCCTGAGATTATTGAGATTACTAACAACACTACATCTTTAAGTACTTTCGAAAAATTCGAATCTATTATTAAGGTGAAGGCGGAGTATACTAATCCTTACGACCCTCAAGACATCGATGTAAGTGCGAACATCAAACTGCCTGATGGAACTACTGTAGATTACCCTCTTTTTTATAAAGGAGTTGAAGGAGGTGTTTCTGAGTGGGGTCTTAGAATAGCACCAAAATCAGAAGGTAGTTATTCATTCACTATTAAAGTGATTACTGGTGATCAGAATACGACATCAGAAGAACAAACTTTCTCGGCATCCGACAGTGAAGGTCTTGGTTTTTTACATACTGTAAATAACAACTTCAATAATCTAGTATTTGATAACGGATCTGGATTTAGAGGTTTTGGTCTAAACATGGCCTGGGAAGCAAGGAATAACGAAAACCCCAAATACACTTACGAATTCTGGTTCGATCTTTTTGCAGATCATGATATCAACTTTGTAAGAACATGGGTGAATGCTCCTTGGAACTTACCCATTGAATGGAGTAACCCAACTTCGGATCGTTATGGAGATTATGACGGAATTGGTTACCATCCAGAAGGTCTTGAACGCATCGAGTATATGATTAACGAAGCGGAAAAGAATGAGATGTATTTAATGTTAGCTATGGATTTCCATGGTGCACTTTGGGTAAACAACAACGATGGTTGGGGAAATAACTTCTGGAACGTTCACCCTTATAAGGAGTTGGCAGGATGTGTGAATCCGAACGATTTCTTCACTTTCGAAGAAGCACGAAGACTTTATAAAAATAGGCTAAGATATTTTGTTGCTCGTTGGGGGTACAGTACTTCTGTTGCAGCTATTGAGTTTTTTAATGAGGTGGATAACACTATCATTTATTCTGGACAAAATGTAAACCCTGCTGATGTGGTTGAATGGCACGGCATTATGGGTGACTACCTAAAATCGATAGATTATCATAACCACATCCTTACAACTAGTATCAGTCACAATCAGATAAACGGACTATTTGATGTCGATGAGTTGGATATGATTCAATCTCATCTTTATGACTATGTAGATAACATGGCTCAAGTTATCACTGACATGACTAACACACATAAAAAGCCTTATGTAGTTGGTGAAATGGGATTGGATTTTATGCCTCCTAACAATAACGACGAAGCAAAATGGATCAAAGATCTACAAAAAACGATGTGGTTAGGTATGTTCGAAAAGACATCAATTATTCCTATGACATGGTGGTGGGAAAACTACGAAGTTTGGAATGCTTACAATAAATTCGAATTCCTTTCTGAGTATACTGAAAAGATGACTACTAACTCTGACAGTGAACGTACAGATCTTAGCTTTATTAATAGTGAAGACTTAAATGCAAAAGGTATTCTTATTAGAAATCGACATGGTTATGTATTTGTAGAAGGTAACGGCACTAACCTTAGGAACATCACTTTACAAATTGATGGACTACCCGAAAACGATTACACATTCTATGTTTACAATGCTTATACTTATGAGTTAAAAGACGAAATAGATGTATCTGCAAGTGCTTCAGGTAAGTTTTATATTGAATTAAAAGATATATCAGCCAACGAAGATATTTTCATCTATCTTGAAAATAAAAGAGGAGATATAACAGGAGTTGAAGATGATCTAAAAAAAGTAGGTTGGAACCTCTACCCTAATCCGGTAAAGTCTACTCTGAACTATAAAATTGATGATGTTTTTAATCCAATCAATGCACAGTTTTTTATTTATGATTTAAATGGAAAAGTGATGGCACAGGCTGGGTTAGAACAAAATAGCAACATTAATCTTGATGCATTTCCCAGCGGAATGTATATTTTCAAAATAGTTTCTGATTCTTTCGAGGATCAGAAATTATTCATTAAACAATAA
- a CDS encoding sialate O-acetylesterase, whose translation MNFFKTTLLLILFSSMIPEKKPVKTTTSVDPNFHIYLCIGQSNMEGFAPIEEVDRNVDPRAMVFQTVDCNNLKRKKGEWYTAIPPLANCYFTDQVGLSPSNSFVNTMVNSLPDSIKVGIINVSVAGCDIRLFDKDDYQKYFDTYDPDTWFRNKISDYQNHPYHHLVQYARLAQQQGVIKGILLHQGETNNGTPDREKWPEYVQKIYQDLITDLALNKETPPPLLVGELVDKKQGGIEAEMNDIIATLPSKIDHCYVISSEDCLAQKDSVHFSSEGVRLLGQRYAKQMLELLPLQ comes from the coding sequence ATGAACTTCTTCAAAACGACACTTCTCCTGATCTTATTTAGTAGCATGATTCCTGAGAAAAAACCAGTAAAAACTACAACTTCAGTTGATCCCAATTTTCATATTTATCTGTGCATTGGGCAATCGAATATGGAAGGGTTTGCCCCTATTGAAGAAGTCGATAGAAATGTAGATCCTCGTGCTATGGTTTTTCAAACTGTAGATTGCAATAACTTAAAGAGAAAAAAAGGAGAATGGTATACTGCTATTCCTCCATTAGCCAATTGCTATTTTACTGATCAGGTGGGACTTTCGCCATCAAATAGTTTCGTCAATACTATGGTAAATTCCCTCCCTGACAGTATTAAAGTGGGGATCATCAATGTGTCTGTGGCAGGTTGCGATATTCGACTTTTTGATAAAGATGATTATCAAAAATACTTTGATACTTATGATCCCGATACTTGGTTTAGAAATAAGATTTCTGACTATCAAAATCACCCTTATCACCACCTTGTACAATACGCGCGATTGGCACAACAGCAAGGGGTGATAAAAGGTATTCTTTTACATCAGGGAGAGACTAATAATGGTACTCCTGATAGAGAAAAATGGCCGGAATATGTTCAGAAAATATATCAAGATTTAATCACCGACCTTGCTTTAAATAAGGAGACCCCTCCCCCTCTTTTGGTGGGAGAATTAGTAGACAAAAAGCAAGGCGGGATTGAAGCCGAAATGAACGATATTATCGCTACTTTGCCTTCTAAGATAGATCATTGTTATGTGATCTCATCAGAGGATTGTTTGGCACAAAAAGACAGTGTCCACTTTAGTAGCGAAGGGGTACGACTTTTAGGACAACGATACGCAAAACAAATGCTAGAACTTCTTCCTTTACAATAA
- a CDS encoding glycoside hydrolase family 130 protein, whose product MKLKKFEGNPILSPHETNEWENLVVCNPGAWYEDGTFYMMYRAAGDDFDHKIHFGLAESKDGFNFNRVQDQPVFSPSEDGPDSGCVEDPRIVKFGDTYYITYAYRAFPPGQYWKYSYDAVVAPEMDEFHPELLRKNIANTGLAISKDLKTFRRVGRITKPELDDRDVIIFPEQINGKYYMLHRPKEWIGAEYGTEYPAIWIQSSDDMVNWKHESDLLLKGEEWWEVKVGGNTPPIKTKEGWVMLYHGVDKDNCYRVGACLLDLEDPTKILYRTKDFIMEPEEEWEKSGLYKWGVVFPTGNVLVDDILYIYYGGSDQYCGVATCNIDELVEFIKDNTKVSPLVLS is encoded by the coding sequence ATGAAGCTTAAAAAATTTGAGGGAAATCCAATTTTATCTCCACATGAAACCAACGAATGGGAAAACCTAGTTGTTTGTAATCCAGGTGCTTGGTATGAAGATGGGACATTCTATATGATGTATCGTGCGGCCGGAGATGATTTTGATCACAAGATCCATTTTGGATTGGCAGAAAGTAAAGACGGTTTTAACTTTAATAGAGTACAAGATCAACCTGTATTTTCTCCATCAGAGGATGGACCAGATTCGGGTTGTGTGGAAGATCCAAGAATTGTAAAATTTGGAGACACTTACTATATCACTTACGCCTACAGAGCTTTTCCTCCAGGTCAATATTGGAAATACAGTTATGATGCAGTAGTTGCTCCAGAAATGGACGAATTTCACCCAGAGTTACTTAGGAAAAATATAGCAAACACAGGCTTAGCTATTTCAAAAGACTTAAAAACATTCCGCAGAGTAGGTCGTATTACCAAACCAGAGTTAGACGACCGCGATGTGATTATTTTCCCAGAACAAATTAACGGAAAGTACTACATGTTACACCGTCCTAAAGAATGGATAGGGGCAGAGTATGGTACAGAATACCCAGCAATTTGGATCCAATCGTCTGACGATATGGTGAACTGGAAACATGAATCGGATTTATTACTTAAAGGCGAAGAATGGTGGGAAGTAAAAGTGGGTGGAAACACTCCTCCAATTAAAACCAAAGAAGGTTGGGTAATGCTTTACCACGGTGTAGATAAAGACAATTGTTATCGTGTAGGAGCTTGTTTATTAGACTTAGAAGATCCAACAAAGATTTTGTATAGAACAAAAGACTTCATTATGGAGCCAGAAGAAGAGTGGGAGAAAAGTGGTCTATACAAATGGGGAGTAGTCTTTCCTACAGGAAATGTATTAGTTGACGATATCCTGTATATCTATTATGGTGGTAGCGATCAATATTGTGGTGTGGCGACTTGTAATATCGATGAACTTGTTGAGTTTATCAAAGACAATACAAAGGTTTCTCCTTTAGTATTAAGTTAA
- a CDS encoding sodium:solute symporter, with protein sequence MDFQMSNIDLVFVVIYILAILFWAFKNANNSDSESYFLAGRNMSWKAVGLSLFAASVSSTTLIGQSAEGFKTGLAVYNYQWVSILVMIFFAAFFLPFYIKSGVYTMPEFLEKRYDKRPKTFFSIITIIGNVFLDAAAALYSGALIIRLIFPEAELSTIIYLMAIIAGSYTIFGGLSSAINAELVQAVILIIGSIILSYLCFAEIGGWEVLMERFNEGMWLHLVRPMDDATTPWLGIILGIPVLGFYFWGNNQVMVQRVLSAKSIEDGRKGVLFVGFLYIFTLFIFIFPGLCARLMDLFDVQVPLSMFGNEVTEIVDVNEIYPRLIMSLMPIGLMGIIMAAMISALTSTLSASINSASTLLTMDFYSNAFPNTSKERLVRVGQIISVIILIIAAIWAPNIQKFGSLVDYYQEMASYLAPPIVTIFFLGLFWKRANANGAFATLLVGALMAVLLLLFKNQTFLADVHFLLMVPILVSISVMVCVAASLATAKPSSAQLEGNLWSIDIWHQETKELENVKWFHNFRIQALILAILAILSFIIFL encoded by the coding sequence ATGGACTTCCAAATGAGCAACATCGATTTAGTCTTTGTTGTGATCTATATACTTGCCATTTTATTTTGGGCATTTAAAAATGCCAATAATTCCGATTCTGAATCCTATTTTTTAGCAGGAAGGAACATGTCTTGGAAAGCAGTAGGCTTATCGTTATTTGCAGCCTCAGTATCCTCTACGACATTAATAGGACAATCGGCAGAAGGTTTTAAAACGGGGTTAGCGGTGTATAATTACCAATGGGTATCCATTCTGGTGATGATCTTTTTCGCTGCTTTCTTTTTACCATTTTATATTAAATCAGGGGTATATACCATGCCTGAGTTCTTAGAAAAAAGGTATGATAAACGACCAAAAACCTTCTTTTCGATCATTACAATTATTGGTAATGTATTCTTAGACGCCGCAGCTGCTTTATATTCAGGAGCCTTAATTATCCGTTTGATATTTCCCGAAGCAGAGTTATCAACCATTATTTATTTAATGGCCATTATCGCTGGTTCATATACTATTTTTGGAGGTTTGTCATCGGCAATTAATGCAGAACTTGTACAAGCAGTTATTCTAATTATTGGTTCGATTATACTTTCGTATTTGTGCTTTGCAGAGATAGGAGGTTGGGAAGTTTTAATGGAACGTTTCAACGAAGGAATGTGGCTACATTTGGTGAGACCTATGGATGATGCCACCACCCCTTGGCTCGGAATTATTTTGGGTATTCCAGTATTAGGTTTCTATTTTTGGGGTAATAACCAAGTGATGGTACAAAGAGTACTTTCAGCTAAATCTATCGAAGACGGTAGAAAAGGAGTGTTGTTTGTAGGGTTCTTATATATCTTCACTTTATTCATCTTTATTTTCCCAGGTTTATGTGCTCGTTTAATGGATTTATTCGATGTGCAAGTGCCACTTTCTATGTTCGGAAATGAAGTAACAGAAATTGTGGATGTCAATGAAATTTATCCACGTTTAATTATGAGTTTGATGCCAATAGGCTTGATGGGAATTATTATGGCAGCGATGATTTCTGCCCTTACTTCTACTTTATCAGCATCTATTAACTCGGCCTCTACATTATTAACGATGGACTTTTATTCTAATGCTTTCCCGAATACATCGAAAGAAAGATTGGTTAGAGTGGGTCAAATCATATCTGTTATCATTTTGATTATCGCAGCGATTTGGGCTCCGAATATTCAAAAGTTTGGATCATTAGTCGATTACTATCAAGAAATGGCTTCTTATTTGGCTCCTCCAATTGTAACCATTTTCTTCTTAGGTTTATTTTGGAAAAGAGCAAATGCCAATGGTGCTTTTGCCACATTACTAGTCGGAGCATTGATGGCCGTTTTATTACTATTATTCAAAAATCAGACGTTCTTAGCTGATGTTCACTTCTTATTGATGGTACCAATTTTAGTATCAATTAGTGTTATGGTTTGTGTAGCTGCCTCATTAGCGACAGCAAAACCATCATCAGCACAGCTAGAAGGAAACTTATGGAGTATTGATATTTGGCATCAGGAAACGAAAGAGTTGGAGAATGTAAAATGGTTCCATAATTTTAGAATTCAAGCGTTAATATTAGCTATATTAGCTATTCTTTCTTTTATCATATTCCTGTAG
- a CDS encoding helix-turn-helix domain-containing protein: MIGKPMIGTSLFQPPFKANATLQDEARFVKIIHGSTNLYVPDHHLSLSSGDMFIMKCDNFVNIWDENEDASKSQVFVANLSPEFLKEIYDDDIPSVFHQKESKDHKAILRIDPNNAIELFISSMLFYFENKEMMTEELLKLKMRELIMILLNSDQDGSIKLMLKSLFQTKEYDFKEVIHAHLYEDLSIQDLAFFTGLSLSTFKRKFKTVFKTSPNQYIKTKRLMKAENLLRVTDQRISDIAYDCGFNDIGYFSKLFKSEYNISPSDFRKSLTV, encoded by the coding sequence ATGATCGGCAAACCCATGATTGGAACCTCTCTATTCCAACCGCCTTTTAAAGCCAATGCGACTTTACAGGATGAGGCCCGTTTTGTCAAAATTATTCATGGTTCGACGAATTTATATGTTCCCGATCATCACCTCTCGTTATCATCAGGTGATATGTTTATAATGAAGTGCGATAACTTCGTGAATATTTGGGACGAGAATGAGGACGCTTCTAAGTCACAGGTTTTTGTTGCGAACTTATCACCAGAATTTCTAAAGGAGATTTACGATGATGATATTCCATCTGTCTTTCATCAAAAAGAAAGTAAAGATCATAAGGCTATTTTGAGAATTGATCCCAATAATGCCATAGAGTTGTTTATCTCTTCCATGTTATTTTATTTCGAAAATAAAGAAATGATGACGGAGGAATTACTCAAACTCAAGATGAGGGAATTGATCATGATTCTTTTAAATTCAGATCAAGATGGAAGTATCAAATTGATGTTGAAAAGTTTATTCCAAACCAAGGAATATGACTTTAAAGAAGTGATTCACGCCCATCTTTACGAAGATTTGAGCATACAAGATTTGGCCTTCTTTACGGGATTGAGTTTATCCACTTTTAAAAGAAAGTTCAAGACTGTTTTCAAAACAAGTCCAAATCAATACATCAAAACAAAGCGTTTGATGAAGGCAGAAAACCTGTTACGTGTTACCGATCAACGTATCTCAGATATTGCTTACGATTGCGGTTTTAACGATATCGGGTACTTCTCTAAATTATTTAAATCGGAATACAATATCTCTCCTTCCGATTTCAGAAAGTCACTAACGGTTTAG
- a CDS encoding AraC family transcriptional regulator, producing MKVFPEITPVSDENLFVLQHHHNADFDYPIHLHDDFELTLVEGCNGRRIVGNSVANFEQEDLVFLGPNIQHKWMKEEGSTDKPCVTTIQFKRSIFSDSLLNKNEFESIKGLFSNSGKGVVFEGTDRYRIKLILKDLVKSTGFERVLLFFNLLHQLGISTETRSLASEGFIGVHPQETSRRINKVLEFIFENYHRPIDVQEAAHLINMSDSAFSHFFKKRTGKSFIKFVNDIRLGKSTFFLINTNKNIAEICYECGFNNLSNFNRQFKKFKGVTPSIFRKSLANLQSVES from the coding sequence ATGAAGGTATTTCCAGAAATAACACCAGTAAGTGATGAAAATCTATTCGTATTACAACATCACCATAATGCAGACTTTGATTATCCAATACACTTGCACGACGATTTTGAGTTGACTTTGGTGGAGGGTTGTAATGGTAGAAGGATTGTAGGTAATTCTGTAGCTAATTTCGAGCAAGAAGATCTTGTTTTTCTAGGTCCGAATATTCAACATAAATGGATGAAAGAAGAAGGCTCAACAGATAAGCCTTGTGTAACGACCATACAGTTTAAACGGAGTATTTTTTCAGATTCACTCTTGAATAAGAATGAGTTTGAAAGCATCAAAGGACTATTTTCTAATTCTGGTAAAGGAGTAGTTTTTGAGGGTACAGATCGTTACAGAATCAAGTTAATCTTAAAGGATTTAGTTAAAAGTACAGGTTTTGAACGTGTCTTATTGTTCTTCAATTTATTACATCAATTGGGTATAAGTACCGAAACAAGATCACTAGCTTCCGAAGGTTTTATTGGAGTTCATCCTCAGGAAACCAGTAGAAGAATAAATAAGGTCTTGGAGTTTATTTTCGAGAATTATCACCGACCAATTGATGTACAAGAAGCCGCCCATTTAATTAATATGAGCGACTCAGCTTTTAGTCATTTCTTTAAGAAAAGAACAGGTAAAAGTTTCATCAAATTTGTAAATGATATTCGACTAGGAAAATCTACTTTTTTCTTGATCAATACTAATAAAAATATAGCAGAGATATGTTATGAATGTGGCTTTAATAACTTGTCAAATTTTAATAGACAATTTAAAAAGTTTAAAGGAGTAACCCCTTCTATCTTTAGAAAATCATTAGCTAATTTACAGTCTGTTGAATCTTAA
- a CDS encoding alpha/beta fold hydrolase, protein MIHKTTLQNQTASYFDISSEGTPAHFYGANGFPSHVYEELLNELSGTFALKSLLFRACWDDIPTPKGQVKWQVYADDLIEFIEQNYDEPIVGIGHSQGATATLLAYIKKPELFKELILIEPASVSKLIQLIFHPLPLWIKKKMKPMIATLAKKEKWEDTLTFFEYLRENQGYKRFDDQQLFLLAQRSLNSNSELVFPASWEMLNYGLPVNLDQIIKNVKVPLKIIAGKPSLFLSEKVRKHWKSLNPNLNLVEITDYGHLLPLENPSTTAKEILNR, encoded by the coding sequence ATGATACATAAAACAACACTACAAAATCAAACAGCTTCTTATTTTGATATCTCTTCTGAAGGAACTCCTGCTCATTTTTATGGAGCGAACGGTTTCCCCTCTCATGTTTATGAAGAATTGCTGAATGAATTAAGCGGAACTTTTGCTTTAAAAAGTCTTCTGTTCAGAGCTTGTTGGGATGATATTCCTACACCCAAAGGTCAGGTTAAATGGCAAGTGTATGCAGACGATTTAATTGAGTTTATCGAACAAAATTATGATGAACCCATTGTTGGCATTGGTCATTCTCAAGGGGCAACGGCTACTTTATTGGCCTACATCAAAAAGCCTGAATTGTTTAAGGAGTTAATTTTAATTGAGCCTGCTTCAGTTTCAAAATTAATTCAACTTATTTTTCATCCTCTTCCATTATGGATCAAAAAGAAGATGAAACCCATGATTGCTACTTTAGCTAAAAAAGAAAAATGGGAAGATACGCTCACATTTTTTGAGTACTTGAGAGAAAATCAAGGATACAAAAGATTCGACGATCAACAGTTGTTTTTATTGGCACAACGTAGCTTAAATAGCAATTCTGAATTGGTGTTTCCTGCTTCTTGGGAGATGTTAAATTATGGACTTCCTGTCAACCTAGATCAGATTATTAAAAACGTAAAAGTGCCATTGAAGATTATTGCAGGCAAACCTTCTCTCTTCTTATCAGAGAAAGTGAGAAAACATTGGAAGTCGTTAAATCCTAATCTAAATCTTGTGGAAATTACCGATTATGGGCATTTACTTCCTTTAGAAAATCCATCGACTACGGCTAAGGAAATTCTAAACCGTTAG